CTGATGTCCATAgactttgtctttttttatgatgtgtTCCTGATTTCAATCAAAGGAAGACTGGAAATGATACGAGTGTGTTTTATTCCTTAGAAAATTTTTACGACATATCTCTAGCCTCGTCTTTGTTGGTCTTTTGGATGGTAGACATTGGAGAATATATTCAAGTAAGAAGTTTGCTGTTTAACTTGCATTTCATCTCGAGTCATCATCTGTGCACCTTATCCTTCCATGTTTGGCAAGATGTATACATGTTTGGTGATAGTACCAGTGTTTCTGTGGAAGAGAAAGGTCATCTTATATACAGTATTGTCTTTGGTTAACTTCATTACCCTTGTTTATGAAAGAAGCCTAAGCCAAACATTTGTCAGTATTGTCCATTAGCAAGGCGTGATACATGTGATCAGAAGCAGCCATAATACTCACCAGCCAATACTTCTGGTCGTTTTTTCatataggttttttattttggtttctatCTTTTAATTCCAGTTTTAGAAAGGGTCTATCTTTAGTGTTTTATATTAAACTTTCACATTTTTCATACCAACCATTTTACGACTGTTGGCCTGGCTCTTGCTAATGGCTCCTTCATTGGATCGTGCATATCAATCTTGGTTTTGCTGCGAACAAAGTCCCTTGTCACAGTGGCATTTGCATTTCAAAGCATATACACCAGGAATGTGCTCTTGGCAGCACTCTTTtcgtcatttattttttgttcttttcaacTTGCACACAACTGTTGCAATTTGATTAGcgggttgtttgtttttttttttaaaaaaagtgtttttaaaaaatttaaatttttttattaactttaaattaatatatttctaatatttttcaaattattttgatttgataatcttaaaaataattttttttaaaaaaaatattaacatatattttaatataaaatattatttaaaaaataactattatgatacgtaaaaaaaattattaacatatattttaatataaaatattatttaaaaaacaatattatacgGTCAAACAAGCTCAAGAAAGATTTTTAGCGTTTGGGGACTGCTGCTCTTTCTTGAGACGTAGCTGTACCGAATTTGCAGTAGCGCTGGAGATTTGTTtgcctggaaaaaaaaataaaaactatttgcCTATTTAGGAACTTGGAGTTTGAATCTAAAGGAAGGCAAAAAAAACTGTTGTCTGGTTTGAGTCTCTATTTGCGACTGTTTAAGGCaaagatatattaaattatgCTGGAAGTTCGCAAATTACTTGGCTCGGGATTCCAAGATTGCTTGCAAATGCAAACCTTAGTctatgtttttgttctttttttctcaagcCACGTAACAATAGATCAAAATGGCCACACTGATTCTTAGCCTGTACTATGGGAAACTTTAGTCTGGCAGGCAGCACAACATAAGAGATGCCTTGCTAGTTTTGAATATGAGATGCATGTTGTTCTTAGAGTAGGGTGTTTTATAGGttgtttttgtggttgtagttttaaaaaagtaagttttaaaaaagtatgatTAGAGTGGGGTGATTTAGATatgtatttgttaaaaattatggttgaagtttatgtgtaataaaaaacatgtataaaatgtttggtgaAAGTGTggttgagattgttttttatagtgctttttttatttgaaaatacattaaaataatttaaaaaaatatttttgatatcagcgcatcaaaatgatatgaaaacactaaaaatatattaatttgaagcaaataaaaaaattaaaatttttaaattttttcaaaagcatttttgaaacacaaaaacaaatagagttttacgaaattcaattaaaaatgtatgTAAACAATTAtgcataaaaattacatttcaaacttaattttttaatgggcCCCTTAGTacatttggttttttaatgGGCCCCCGATGACATTGTTAAAAATGGTTTCATTCTTCCAAGTGACTTACTCGTTtgtgaaaaaatcaaagatttttaaaattatctcattTTTCTAGGTGACCTACCTATTTGtgaaaaactttcatttttttttttaagatattgttATTCTACCAAGTGACCCATCTATTTATGAAAAACATGgagttttttttcaagatgTCTAAACATCCTTTCATTTAAAGGTGACTTGCCTCTTAGCTCTGAAAATGTTGAAACATTATCTTGAGATATCTATGCTCTCAAAGCTGGATTTTTGTATTGAATCAGTATGGTCCTTGTTGAATTCTTGTTTACCCTATTagggattttttatttgtgagaGTTTTACAAAAGCATTTATACAGAGATTTAGGGGTAGATAATATGTATGCATTCTTTCCTAGTTTGAAATAGAAGccatttttttactttacaaTATCTCTCATGCTTGATGAATAAGGTTTGTAACTTTCAAGATAAGTATTTTTGGTCAGTTGACTTTTCAACCCATTCAAATTTTGCCCATGTGATTAATATGTCTAATCACCATTTTTTCGAGCAACTTGGATCTTATGCCATGGATcgttcccttctttttttttttaacggtgCCCTCAAGTATGGTGCTTGTTGTTTGCCTTAATAGGAATCAAAGCtctattttctcattttctaaAGGAGTTCATCAAGTCCTTATTGCCAAGAATTATTTTGAATCGCCTCCAACTACTCTGGCTCTGCAAACCCTTTcagtaattataaaaaaaatcactcatgtaacatcatttttttttctggtatcatgatcatctttcaaaaaggaaaattatcCATTCATAAAGATGCCCTCTAATTGAACTATGTTCCTTAAGTGTGGTGTTACTCTCAAAAGTTGAGAGAGTTCACCAAATCATCCACTATTATAGATTATTTTAAGTCATATTGCCACCATCTGATTTCAATACACTTATTCTTCTTATAGAATTGCTCTTTAGCTGATTTGGCTATAAATAGCATCCCTTCTAGTTGAAGTAGCTCAATATTTATCACTATTATTCAACCTTTTAGATAATCATGTTGTTGTCATTATTAACCAAAATGCCCTCGAGATAAATTTGACCACTTGTTTCCCTGATGAACCACTTAAGATTCTCATGCATCATTATCATCTttgtaaataattttgtaaatcaCTTATTCTTTAGGGTTATGAATGGTTGACACCTAAGATATGcctttatataaaagataaatggtggttttttttatataaaagatattgTGATGTCTGTTAAGGTGTTGTAATTTTTCTCAGAAGGTGTTTAAGTTTGGTAGCCTACTTTAGCATGCTTTGATGcgtgttgaattttttttttttttaaaagaatatgcATCGAAGGGTTTGCCACCCATTTTAGCATTatgataaaatcttaagaaatcATGATTTACTTTTAAGAAATTCTCTATATTGTTTGAGATCATTGCTTATCCTTCCTAgaattatggttttttattataaatgatttttaaaggCATGTAATGCTAGTTGTGGTTTAGGCTTgtgaaaaaaatgattgtttaAGCTTAAATGATGTTTAAAGGGTTTAGATGACCTACACACCAAgatttatcttcaaaggttttaaaagaaaatgcttAATATGGAAAGCCTCATTGAACCCATCGCCACAGAAGTTCTGATTAGTAGAGTATACAACTACTTCTTATAGAAAATGTTGTGCATTGTCactaatttaaatctttttagtattaaataggcaataaaaaattatattagggTAGAAGAAGCGAGTATAACTAGATAAGAACACCATTGTTTTCACTCATAAGAAAAATCTCCCTAACATTATCAGTCTCCAACTAAAGcatctaaaaaaaacaccaagagAAACATCAGTCATCATCTTATGTTTTTCAAGCTCTTGACTACCATTTTGACCACCACACAAACTTAGGTGAtagttgttataaaaaaaaaaaaaattatgtaatattCTTATCCCACGAAAGTAGCATGAATACAAGAAGCCCTAATAAGTTCTATCTTTTTCACTACAAGCATGGACATGCcatgttctaaaaaaaaaaagatcaagagaATAATAACCTAGAGGTAAACTTTATcagtttttgataaaaaaaaaaaaatctaagtattAAAGGAAGAAAGTCTACACACTAAATGATCCATCTGAGATCATGTAATCTTTAAATTGTCTCCAATAATTgtatatctatattttaaaattttattttaaaagcaataaTTTTTCTCTATATATCCATTGTCTCTAACAAAAATCTCCACTAAAATCTTCTTGATGTATCTTTATGAAAATATACACGATGAGATCTTCATATCTCCAAACATGTCTACATTAAAGTTGTCATGCTAGGTCTTTATATCTCTATGAAAACCTCCGAGGTGAGATCTCTATATCTCCAAATATGTATCTATTTAATCTCCATATGTGTCTTTAATGTCTCTGAGAAGATTGCAAATCCTTCTTCAAGTCGCTATAAATATTTATCTCTAAAACGATCAAAGATCATTCTTTATGTCTTCATGACCAACATTGACAAAGTTACGAGGAGAACCCCCATGCAAACATGCTCACAACACACAAAAAGGTAACATTTTAACACATACAAAGCCACAGCAATATTTGTACTATAAGtgttttatttcttcatttttactAGTTAAGTCTTTCAGACACATGTGCTTAAAAGACTGGGGGCAATTGATTATGCAcgatatttttcatgaaaaaaaatagcctCAAGTTGTTTGGGCTCGGGCGAAATAATATGGTCTTCACCCCATGTTATTTAGGTCAGGGTTACACTATACAGTTTTCATGATGTGtcgtcctttttcttttaatttcattctgaAAGTACTCGGCCCAACACAATGCAAAATCCTCAATTATTGGCACACAccttaatgttatttttttttttcaatttataagaaGTTAGAACGCGACATTGTACACCGTCCACACACACAaacttttttatgcttttactAACAGATTCTTTGCAAGCACCAACTTTTATATAGGTTGGCACTAAATTTTCTAGCTAATGGTTGATGGTGCAAATACACATTATATTCTATGCAATCAAGTACCTCATTTCTTAACCGATGACTATTTCTagataatgagttattaatatTCACCATTCTCTTCATCAATGACAATATAAGGCATTACAATCAATGGAAACCAAAGTTTATATCAATCAACTATTATACAGATCTCTTTACCTTGAGGTGAGCTGAGGTGAGCTGATATCACCaaggtttataaatatatttgccTCAATTCTCTTGCACATTATTTCTTTAATACATCTACTGATTTAAGTATTAGAGAATTTATTGTTtcataaaagttaattttttaggaaCAATCAAAGGAGGATCCACCATTCTTTCaccttatttttattctttccctTGCATTTGAGTACATGTTTGTATTCATAAAACTTCGTGGtgtatatattgatttgttattttttaaagtattttattatttaaaaatatattaaaatatatttttttattttttaaaaattatttttgatattattaaatcaaaatcatctaaaaacatcataaaattattaatttcaagttaaaaaataaaaaaattaatttttttaaaaaaacaattttaaaatataaaaaagcaagtttttagtattttttaaaaaaataccgaAAGTTAATGTcggattatttttatgtattcgACACTAAATTTACTTTATctgttcaattaaaaaaataaattttctattcGTGACTCCCAAAGCAGCCATCTTTATTCTCTAATGTCGAGCCCTTGTTCCTCTTTTTCCTGAATTACTGTAACACGAGGCACTACCATGCAATTATCTTCAAGGCATCCTCATTTTTCTATCTTATTCGAATTGATccttataaaaacattaaaaaaaaaaaaagaaaaaaagatgagagCCTTgataattttactcaaagttCGAAGAGAAAAGGTTACAAGGAGAACAGACCGAGTCTGGGCCAACTCAGAGATTTGTCAGCTTGTCCAGGTCTTTTTTCTACCAGGAGCAATGCCAGTGTACGTTCAAAAGCAAGAGATTCAAAAAACTAGTGTCTGATAAATGCATGGTCTTCTCCACAGTACTTGAATCCTCtggcttttctattttttgaggACTCAAGAACTCGGGCagttttatccaattttatgaAAGTATAATGGGATTACCCTAAGCGATGAACTGAAGAATTACTATTAAAACAGTAAAAGAGGTTCCGAAAATCGAAGCTCATTGGAAACTTCTACTTTGCCTTTCATTAACTGAACAATTCCGAGCCTGTAGAGTGTAGACTATTATtcgttttaatgtattttaaaaatattttttttaaaaaaattattttaaaacattgaaaccattaaattattaaattataagagGTATAACTCAACTGATTAGGTTTTGAGTTTGTTCTTTAAAAATCACCAgtttaaaattcatgaaattagttaatattatataaattgatctaaatatcactatattaataaaaaataatatatatatatatatatatatatattgtttttgctattgtaatctttttttaaaaaaaaaactatgaattacattttttttatattcaagattttaaaagtttttttttagtaaaattatctaaaattagaatatatattaattaattaaatattttttaaaatgataattagactaaaatataattttaatacaacTCATCATCATGCTAAACGTACCGATAAGATTGTTGACTAAGAATGCCCCACTAGTgttgaaaaaaacagagattttTATCGGCAAAATCGCAGCGAATCACAGCTAAAAAGTCCTATAAAATCCCTCCACCGAGAACGTATTTTTCACCATCCTCTCTTTCATTCTCTAGGTTCTAAGAGAAAATACAGATAGAGTCCATGGGTTTTGTTACAGCTAAAGCTCTTCTGACACTCCTCCTTTCTATGCAATGCTTCACTGTTTTTAGTGAAAAAGTTGAGCCAGCTGATCAGCCTCTGCACCATGGCTCTCACGGTCACTACCCAACAGCAGCGCCAGTAAGTGAGCCACCGAGTCATGCACCTAGCCTAGCACCAGCCccacaccaccaccatcaccgcCATCACGGTCACTCACCAGCTCCTGCACCTGTCAACACTCCAACACACGCACCAGTGCACCCGCCGAAGCCTCACTCTCCCCCATCAGTACCAGCTCACCCTCCCATGCACTCTCACCCACACCCACGGAGTTATCACTTCCCTAGAAAGCTTGTAGCAGTCCAAGGTGTTGTTTACTGCAAATCTTGCAACTATTCTGGGGTTGATACCTTCTTGGGAGCAAAGCCAGTTCCTGGTAACTTCACACTTTCTTATCCCTCTTGCTTAACATTTTCTGCAATAATGAGTTAATCTAACAATAATCTTACGAAACAATTTTTACTTCTCCTTTTGAGCTACTCAACCAGTTTTATGTTCAAAATCAAGTATGAGCTAGCTAACTAGATAGTTTATCCATGGAAATGTTGCTTGCCTTTTGTGTTAATCTTGGAAGTCTGTGTAGTGTGTGAACATGCATAGGAGAGCATATATTGCACTTTGTTCAAGTATCCAAGCATATATACACGTAGGATATACA
This is a stretch of genomic DNA from Populus alba chromosome 11, ASM523922v2, whole genome shotgun sequence. It encodes these proteins:
- the LOC118031353 gene encoding non-classical arabinogalactan protein 30, which gives rise to MGFVTAKALLTLLLSMQCFTVFSEKVEPADQPLHHGSHGHYPTAAPVSEPPSHAPSLAPAPHHHHHRHHGHSPAPAPVNTPTHAPVHPPKPHSPPSVPAHPPMHSHPHPRSYHFPRKLVAVQGVVYCKSCNYSGVDTFLGAKPVPGATVKLQCNNTKYPLEVKATTDKNGYFLVKAPGTITNYGFHKCKVWLVAAPNTACSKITDTHGGLAGAILRPEKKPFVDEKKRGYALFSVGPFAFESKCPR